In Alkalihalobacterium alkalinitrilicum, a genomic segment contains:
- a CDS encoding alpha-ketoacid dehydrogenase subunit beta has product MATVSYIEAINQAMREEMDRDEKVFVLGEDVGYKGGVFKTTQGLYDQFGEERVLDTPLAESAIVGVAVGAAAYGLKPIAEMQFADFIMPAVNQIVSEAAKMRYRSNGDWNCPLVIRAPYGGGIHGGPYHSQCIEAMFCNIPGLKVIAPATPYDAKGMLISAIRDEDPVLYLEHKKCYRLIKGEVPETEYTVPIGKAEVKREGEDFTVITYGLTLHLALQAAERIEKEGYSAHILDLRTLYPLDKESIVEAAKKTGKVLIIHEDNKEGGIGGEVSAIISEECLYDLDTPIKRLGGPDVPATPYNGGMEKFFMLNADKVYKAMKEIAEY; this is encoded by the coding sequence ATGGCAACAGTTTCGTATATTGAAGCAATAAATCAGGCAATGCGTGAAGAGATGGACCGTGATGAAAAAGTTTTTGTACTTGGAGAAGATGTTGGTTATAAAGGAGGAGTATTTAAGACTACACAAGGACTCTATGATCAATTTGGTGAAGAGCGAGTTTTAGATACCCCACTTGCAGAATCGGCTATTGTAGGTGTAGCTGTTGGAGCGGCAGCTTATGGGCTTAAGCCTATTGCTGAAATGCAATTTGCGGATTTTATTATGCCAGCTGTTAACCAAATTGTCAGTGAAGCTGCGAAAATGAGATATCGGTCAAACGGGGACTGGAATTGTCCACTGGTCATCCGTGCACCTTATGGTGGAGGGATACATGGGGGACCTTATCATTCTCAATGTATTGAAGCTATGTTTTGTAATATTCCTGGATTAAAGGTGATTGCTCCAGCAACACCGTATGATGCAAAAGGAATGCTAATTTCTGCAATTCGTGATGAGGATCCAGTTCTATATCTAGAACATAAGAAATGTTATCGACTAATTAAAGGTGAAGTACCAGAAACAGAATATACAGTTCCCATTGGAAAAGCGGAAGTGAAGCGAGAAGGAGAAGATTTTACAGTTATTACATATGGATTAACTTTACATCTCGCTCTCCAAGCTGCTGAAAGAATAGAGAAAGAGGGATACAGTGCTCATATTTTAGATTTACGTACACTATATCCACTCGATAAGGAGTCCATTGTAGAGGCCGCCAAAAAGACTGGAAAAGTGCTAATTATTCATGAAGATAATAAAGAAGGAGGAATTGGAGGAGAAGTATCTGCAATCATTTCAGAAGAGTGTTTGTATGACCTAGATACTCCAATTAAACGTCTTGGTGGACCTGATGTTCCTGCTACACCTTATAACGGTGGAATGGAAAAGTTTTTTATGTTAAATGCAGACAAAGTTTATAAAGCAATGAAAGAAATAGCAGAATATTAG
- a CDS encoding dihydrolipoamide acetyltransferase family protein: MPEKILMPQLGESVTEGTVAKWLVNVGDQVKKYEPICEVITDKVTAEVPSSFNGTISEILVQEDETVAVGDLICLMTNSEKASSSETTTSIGNPSEGVVSINQEEEKPRFSPLVLKLAQEHNLELSMIKGSGAGGRITRKDILEFVKEQGNKQVAATVVEEVPTIDPSTVLPPKQKRDNLKTTVQENISTTTSADVSSGDQVIPVTNIRKTIANRMVESKHTSPHAWIMVECDVTNLVKYRSSIKEDFKKKEGFNLTYLPFFIKAVVESLKEFPILNSQWTGQQIVIKKEINISLAVATDQELFVPVIKDADQKSIYGLAKTINQLATKTKEKKLTMEDMSGGTFTVNNTGSFGSVLSNPIINQPQAAILSVEAIVKRPVVINDMIAVRDMMNICLSLDHRILDGLVCGRFLDSVKQKIESYGSDTKIY; this comes from the coding sequence GTGCCAGAAAAAATCCTAATGCCCCAGCTCGGCGAAAGTGTTACCGAAGGCACTGTAGCTAAATGGTTAGTTAATGTAGGAGATCAAGTCAAAAAGTATGAACCTATTTGTGAGGTAATCACTGATAAAGTAACAGCTGAAGTTCCATCTTCATTTAATGGAACGATTTCTGAAATCTTGGTGCAAGAAGATGAAACTGTTGCTGTGGGAGATTTAATATGTTTAATGACTAATAGTGAAAAGGCAAGCTCTTCTGAAACTACTACATCTATTGGAAACCCTTCTGAAGGAGTTGTTAGTATTAATCAAGAAGAGGAGAAGCCGCGTTTTTCGCCATTGGTATTAAAATTAGCACAAGAACATAACTTAGAATTATCAATGATTAAGGGATCTGGAGCCGGAGGAAGAATTACAAGAAAAGATATCTTAGAATTTGTAAAAGAACAAGGAAATAAACAAGTAGCAGCTACAGTGGTAGAAGAAGTGCCAACGATAGATCCTTCTACAGTCCTTCCTCCAAAACAGAAACGAGATAATTTGAAAACAACTGTACAAGAGAATATTTCAACCACAACTAGCGCGGATGTCAGTAGTGGGGATCAAGTCATACCAGTAACTAATATTCGGAAGACTATTGCAAACAGAATGGTTGAGAGTAAACATACATCTCCACATGCTTGGATAATGGTTGAATGTGATGTTACTAATCTAGTAAAGTACAGAAGTAGCATAAAGGAAGATTTTAAGAAGAAAGAAGGATTTAATCTAACTTACTTACCTTTCTTTATTAAAGCTGTTGTTGAATCACTTAAAGAGTTCCCTATTCTAAACTCACAGTGGACAGGTCAACAAATTGTAATCAAAAAGGAGATTAATATTTCATTAGCTGTAGCTACAGATCAAGAGCTGTTTGTACCTGTCATTAAGGATGCAGATCAAAAAAGTATATACGGTTTAGCAAAAACGATAAATCAATTAGCTACAAAAACAAAAGAAAAGAAGTTAACGATGGAAGATATGAGTGGCGGCACATTTACGGTGAATAATACAGGTTCTTTTGGATCCGTTCTTTCAAACCCAATTATTAACCAACCGCAAGCGGCGATACTAAGTGTTGAAGCTATTGTCAAACGACCAGTAGTTATTAATGATATGATTGCTGTTAGGGATATGATGAATATTTGCCTCTCCTTAGATCACCGAATTTTAGATGGACTTGTTTGTGGCCGTTTCCTAGATAGTGTTAAACAAAAAATAGAAAGTTATGGTTCAGATACGAAGATTTATTAA
- the lpdA gene encoding dihydrolipoyl dehydrogenase, which yields MSINEFDLVVLGGGTGGYVAAIRASQIGMKVAIVEKENLGGTCLHRGCIPSKSLLRSAEVYHTVSKSTEYGVETSDISINFHKMQERKQKIVDQLHNGVKYLMKKSNITVFNGEGRIMGPSIFSPQAGAVAVSYKDRDSEILVPKNLLIATGSAPRTLPGLEIDGEYILTSNEALELGSLPRSIIIVGGGVIGIEWASLMNDLGVEVDIVEFSERILPSEDIEISKEMTRLLKKRNIKIHTGTKVMDKTISKEGETVTIHAEKAGDVITLQAEKVLLSVGRAANIENIGIENTEVVIDHGVIKVNEQFQTDESHIYAIGDVIGGLQLAHVASHEGITAVEYMAGLKTNPIDYTKVPKVTYSRPEVASLGITEEEAKSKGFTLKTGVFPFKAIGKALIYGESDGFVKLVVDEKTDDLLGVHMIGPHVSDLIAEGALAKVLDATPWEISQTIHPHPSLGEVLGEAALAVDKLAIHS from the coding sequence ATGTCCATTAATGAATTTGACTTAGTTGTCCTTGGAGGTGGAACAGGAGGTTACGTGGCTGCCATTCGAGCAAGTCAGATTGGTATGAAAGTAGCTATTGTCGAAAAAGAAAATCTTGGGGGAACGTGTCTTCATCGTGGTTGTATACCTAGTAAATCACTCCTTCGATCTGCTGAAGTATATCATACTGTTTCTAAAAGTACAGAGTACGGTGTTGAGACTTCAGATATTTCTATTAACTTTCATAAAATGCAGGAGAGGAAACAAAAGATAGTTGATCAACTGCATAACGGTGTTAAATATCTCATGAAAAAAAGTAACATCACAGTCTTCAATGGTGAAGGAAGAATTATGGGACCATCGATTTTTTCACCACAAGCTGGGGCAGTTGCAGTTTCATACAAAGATAGAGATTCTGAAATTTTAGTCCCTAAAAACTTATTAATTGCCACTGGTTCAGCACCAAGAACTCTTCCTGGGCTAGAAATAGATGGAGAGTACATTCTGACAAGTAATGAAGCCCTTGAATTAGGATCTCTACCTCGGTCAATAATTATTGTTGGTGGTGGTGTAATAGGAATTGAATGGGCTTCCTTGATGAATGATTTGGGCGTTGAAGTAGATATTGTTGAATTTTCAGAACGGATTCTCCCATCAGAAGATATAGAGATTAGTAAAGAGATGACACGATTATTGAAAAAAAGAAATATTAAAATTCATACGGGTACTAAAGTAATGGATAAAACGATTTCTAAAGAAGGTGAAACGGTCACTATTCATGCAGAAAAAGCTGGAGATGTAATTACATTACAAGCTGAGAAGGTTCTTTTATCTGTTGGTCGTGCTGCAAACATTGAAAATATTGGAATTGAGAATACCGAAGTAGTAATCGATCATGGGGTTATCAAAGTGAATGAACAATTCCAAACGGATGAAAGTCATATATATGCAATTGGTGATGTTATTGGTGGTTTACAATTGGCCCATGTTGCATCTCACGAAGGTATAACAGCGGTTGAATATATGGCAGGATTAAAAACTAATCCAATTGATTACACAAAGGTTCCAAAAGTTACTTATAGCCGTCCAGAGGTTGCTAGTTTAGGTATAACTGAAGAGGAAGCCAAATCAAAAGGATTTACTCTTAAAACGGGGGTATTTCCATTCAAAGCTATTGGTAAGGCTTTAATCTATGGAGAATCTGACGGATTTGTAAAATTAGTAGTTGATGAAAAGACAGATGATTTATTAGGTGTTCACATGATCGGTCCTCATGTTTCAGATCTAATTGCTGAGGGGGCTCTAGCGAAAGTTCTTGATGCAACACCATGGGAGATCTCTCAAACTATTCACCCTCATCCATCTTTAGGAGAAGTTCTAGGAGAAGCAGCTCTTGCAGTAGACAAACTTGCTATACATTCATAG
- a CDS encoding thiamine pyrophosphate-dependent dehydrogenase E1 component subunit alpha, whose amino-acid sequence MNNVTTPLVKNKHKELGLSDDQVLAMYRDMLLARKVDERTWLLNRAGKIPFVLSCQGQEAAQVGAAYALDRNKDYLCPYYRDAGVVIVFGMTAKDLMLNAFAKAEDPNSGGRQMPGHFGGKKYRILSGSSPVTTQVPHAVGLALAGRMEGKDLVAFVSFGEGSSNQGDFHEGANFAGVHKLPVIFFCENNKYAISVPYSKQVACNSIADRAQGYGFPGVSVDGADPLEVYKVMKKAVERARSGEGPTLIEANCFRFTPHSSDDDDRAYRPEGEVEEEKKKDPLPLFNQYLKEVGVLTEEVEKEINDWVSKEVDEATEYAENAPAPNPEDTLKHVYAEKEE is encoded by the coding sequence ATGAATAATGTTACTACGCCACTAGTAAAAAACAAACACAAAGAATTGGGTTTATCAGATGATCAAGTCCTTGCAATGTACAGGGATATGCTATTAGCTCGTAAGGTTGATGAGAGAACTTGGCTACTTAACCGTGCAGGAAAAATTCCATTTGTTCTATCATGTCAGGGCCAAGAAGCTGCTCAGGTAGGAGCTGCTTACGCCTTAGACAGAAATAAAGATTATCTATGTCCATATTATCGAGATGCAGGGGTAGTTATTGTTTTCGGTATGACAGCCAAGGATTTAATGCTAAATGCATTTGCGAAAGCAGAAGACCCAAATAGTGGAGGGCGACAGATGCCTGGACATTTCGGTGGGAAAAAGTACCGAATTCTTTCGGGGTCTAGCCCAGTAACAACACAGGTACCACATGCAGTTGGATTGGCCTTAGCAGGGAGAATGGAAGGAAAAGATCTTGTAGCGTTTGTTTCTTTTGGCGAAGGTTCGAGTAACCAAGGAGATTTTCATGAAGGGGCAAATTTTGCAGGTGTACACAAACTTCCTGTTATTTTCTTCTGTGAAAATAATAAGTATGCAATCTCAGTACCATATTCCAAACAAGTAGCATGTAATAGCATAGCTGATCGTGCCCAAGGATATGGATTTCCAGGTGTTAGTGTTGATGGGGCAGACCCTCTAGAAGTTTATAAGGTAATGAAAAAAGCAGTAGAAAGGGCAAGAAGTGGAGAAGGTCCTACATTAATAGAAGCTAATTGTTTTCGCTTTACTCCTCATTCATCAGATGATGATGATCGAGCTTATCGTCCTGAAGGAGAGGTTGAAGAAGAAAAGAAAAAAGATCCCCTTCCGCTTTTTAATCAATATTTAAAAGAAGTTGGAGTATTAACTGAAGAGGTTGAGAAGGAAATAAATGATTGGGTCTCTAAGGAAGTTGATGAGGCTACAGAATATGCTGAGAACGCACCAGCACCTAACCCAGAAGATACATTAAAACATGTATATGCAGAAAAGGAGGAATAA
- the treP gene encoding PTS system trehalose-specific EIIBC component, with translation MADVNKKSVEQVIEAIGGKDNISSASHCVTRLRFALHDESKVDQEQLNNLEMVKGSFSTNGQFQVIIGQGLVDKVYKELVALTGIGEASKEDTKSAAEKNLNPLQRAIKTLADIFIPILPAIVTAGLLMGINNVLTAPDIFYPGQGIVDVHEQWADFAGIINLIANTAFVFLPALIGWSAVKRFGGNPLLGIVLGLMLVHPDLLNAWAYGAALEAGEIPYWNLFGLEIAKLGYQGQVLPILFASYVLAKMEIFLNKRVPDTIKLLVVAPIALLVTGFIAFVAIGPITFTIGNWITALFVGIFGNFAAIGGLLYGAIYAPLVITGMHHTFLAVDLQLIGSIGGTFLWPIVALSNIAQGSAALAMYFATREEKLKGLSLSSSISAYLGITEPAMFGVNLRFRYPFICAIIGSSIAAMFITISNVIAPSIGVGGLPAFFSIVADKWVPYFIGMGIAIIIPFTLTYFYAKFKKLK, from the coding sequence ATGGCCGACGTGAATAAAAAGTCAGTTGAGCAAGTTATCGAAGCCATCGGCGGCAAAGATAATATATCGTCTGCGAGTCATTGTGTAACCCGTTTACGTTTTGCGTTACATGATGAAAGTAAAGTCGATCAAGAACAATTGAATAATCTAGAAATGGTTAAAGGATCATTTTCTACAAATGGACAATTCCAAGTCATCATTGGACAAGGATTAGTCGATAAAGTTTATAAAGAACTGGTAGCGCTAACAGGAATAGGGGAAGCATCAAAAGAAGATACGAAAAGTGCAGCGGAGAAAAATTTAAATCCGCTTCAACGTGCGATTAAAACATTAGCTGATATCTTTATCCCGATTTTACCAGCAATCGTTACCGCTGGTTTGTTAATGGGGATTAATAACGTATTAACTGCACCTGATATTTTTTACCCTGGACAAGGGATAGTAGACGTACATGAGCAATGGGCTGATTTTGCTGGAATTATTAATCTAATTGCAAATACCGCCTTCGTCTTTCTTCCTGCATTAATAGGTTGGTCAGCCGTAAAACGGTTTGGAGGAAATCCTCTACTCGGTATCGTCCTGGGACTGATGCTCGTGCATCCTGACCTTCTGAATGCATGGGCTTATGGGGCTGCATTAGAAGCAGGTGAAATTCCGTATTGGAATTTATTCGGCTTGGAGATCGCAAAATTAGGGTATCAAGGACAAGTCCTTCCAATCCTTTTTGCATCGTATGTATTAGCGAAAATGGAAATTTTTCTTAATAAACGTGTACCAGATACGATCAAGTTATTAGTTGTAGCCCCAATTGCTTTACTCGTAACAGGTTTCATTGCCTTCGTTGCAATTGGACCAATCACATTTACGATCGGTAACTGGATTACTGCTTTGTTTGTCGGGATATTTGGTAACTTTGCAGCTATTGGGGGGTTGCTATACGGAGCAATTTACGCACCACTCGTAATTACAGGTATGCATCATACATTCTTAGCTGTTGACTTACAATTAATCGGAAGTATTGGTGGGACATTTTTATGGCCAATTGTTGCATTGTCTAATATTGCACAAGGTTCTGCTGCATTAGCTATGTATTTTGCAACAAGAGAAGAAAAATTAAAAGGTTTATCATTGTCCTCATCCATTTCGGCTTATTTAGGAATAACGGAACCAGCCATGTTTGGAGTCAATTTACGTTTTAGATATCCGTTCATTTGCGCTATCATTGGATCGTCTATTGCTGCTATGTTTATTACGATTAGTAATGTTATTGCTCCTTCAATTGGTGTTGGGGGATTGCCAGCCTTTTTCTCCATTGTTGCAGATAAGTGGGTCCCGTACTTTATTGGTATGGGGATTGCGATTATTATTCCGTTTACATTAACATACTTTTATGCCAAATTTAAAAAATTAAAGTAG
- the treR gene encoding trehalose operon repressor, whose amino-acid sequence MKNKYVKIYEEIATKIQEGDYPVNSLLPSENDLVELYSTSRETIRKALKLLSEHGFIQKVQGKGSIVLDVQKLNFPISGLVSFKELAKKMGNRARTTVEEFSEIKPDTFLKEQLQATDDDRIWKVIRIREIAKEKIILDKDFLLIKYVPDLTKSICEDSIYEHIEQELGLTISFAKKEITIEEPTEEDRRFLNLDGFVNIVVVKNFVYLDDASLFQYTESRHRPDKFRFVDFARRKLT is encoded by the coding sequence GTGAAAAATAAATATGTAAAAATATATGAAGAGATTGCAACTAAAATACAAGAAGGAGACTATCCAGTGAATAGTCTCCTTCCTTCAGAAAATGATCTTGTCGAACTATACTCGACGTCGAGAGAGACGATTCGAAAAGCGTTAAAGCTTTTATCCGAACATGGGTTTATTCAAAAAGTACAAGGAAAAGGATCAATTGTCCTAGACGTCCAAAAATTAAATTTCCCGATTTCAGGGCTCGTCAGTTTTAAAGAACTGGCTAAAAAAATGGGTAATAGAGCCCGCACGACAGTGGAAGAGTTTAGTGAAATAAAGCCAGATACCTTTCTAAAAGAACAATTGCAGGCAACTGACGATGATAGGATTTGGAAGGTTATTCGTATTCGAGAAATTGCAAAGGAAAAAATTATTTTAGATAAAGATTTTTTATTGATAAAATATGTTCCTGACCTAACAAAATCCATATGTGAAGATTCGATCTATGAGCATATTGAACAAGAATTAGGTTTAACGATTAGTTTTGCGAAAAAAGAAATTACGATTGAAGAACCGACAGAAGAAGACCGACGGTTTCTTAATTTGGATGGATTCGTTAATATTGTTGTTGTAAAAAACTTTGTATATTTAGATGATGCAAGTCTATTTCAATACACAGAGTCTCGTCATAGACCTGATAAATTTAGGTTCGTCGATTTTGCTAGAAGGAAATTAACTTAA
- a CDS encoding glycoside hydrolase family 13 protein, protein MKKAWWKESVVYQIYPRSFKDSNGDGIGDLQGIISKLDYLKELGIDVIWLSPVYSSPNDDNGYDISDYQDIMGEFGTMADWEQLLKEVHNREMKLIMDLVVNHSSDEHPWFIESSSSKTNKYRDYYIWRPAKEGKEPNNWGSNFGGSAWQYDEQTDEYYLHLFSKKQPDLNWETPDLREDIYKMMTWWLEKGIDGFRMDVINFISKVEGLPDDEVKPGKKYASGSKYYRNGPKIHKYLQEMNQKVLSNYNVMTVGEMPGVSPDLAKLYTAEARDELNMVFQFEHMGLDNGPNGKWDLKELELQDLKNNLSKWQIELEREGWNSLYFNNHDQPRSVSRFGHDGEYHRASATMLATLLHMMKGTPYVYQGEEFGMTNVAFSSIEDYRDIETLNFYNEEKEQGVAEELIMASIHAKSRDNARTPVQWDDHLNAGFTTGKPWINVNPNYMKINAKRALEDPMSIFHYYKKLIQLRKTYDVIVYGSYQLLLEDHPTVFAYQRELENKRIYVICNFYDETTTVQLIENLGEATLLISNYDQNELQKQTFKPYEARVYLVEK, encoded by the coding sequence ATGAAAAAGGCGTGGTGGAAAGAGAGTGTTGTTTACCAAATATATCCACGTAGCTTTAAGGATTCAAATGGAGATGGTATAGGAGATCTCCAAGGTATCATTTCAAAGCTAGATTATCTAAAAGAATTAGGAATTGATGTTATTTGGCTTTCACCTGTTTACTCATCACCGAATGATGATAATGGTTATGATATTAGTGACTATCAAGATATTATGGGTGAATTTGGGACAATGGCAGATTGGGAACAACTGTTGAAAGAAGTGCACAACCGAGAAATGAAACTGATTATGGATCTCGTCGTAAATCATAGTTCAGATGAGCATCCGTGGTTTATTGAATCCAGTTCCTCGAAAACTAACAAGTACCGGGACTATTACATATGGAGACCAGCAAAAGAGGGGAAGGAACCTAATAATTGGGGTTCGAACTTTGGCGGGTCCGCTTGGCAGTATGATGAACAGACGGATGAATACTATTTACACCTTTTTTCTAAAAAACAACCAGATTTGAATTGGGAAACCCCCGACTTACGTGAAGATATTTATAAGATGATGACGTGGTGGTTAGAAAAGGGAATAGATGGATTCCGGATGGATGTAATTAATTTTATTAGTAAAGTGGAAGGGCTTCCTGATGATGAAGTAAAGCCAGGGAAAAAATACGCATCAGGTAGTAAGTATTATCGAAATGGACCGAAAATTCATAAATACCTACAAGAAATGAATCAAAAAGTCCTCTCAAATTATAATGTTATGACAGTTGGCGAAATGCCAGGGGTCTCACCAGATTTGGCAAAATTGTATACAGCTGAAGCTAGAGATGAACTAAATATGGTTTTTCAATTTGAACATATGGGGCTTGATAATGGACCAAATGGAAAATGGGATTTAAAAGAACTAGAGTTACAAGATTTGAAAAACAATTTATCCAAGTGGCAAATTGAATTGGAACGTGAAGGTTGGAACAGTTTATATTTTAACAATCATGATCAGCCACGTTCTGTTTCTCGATTTGGTCATGACGGAGAGTACCACCGTGCTTCAGCAACGATGCTTGCTACGTTATTACATATGATGAAAGGAACGCCTTATGTATACCAAGGTGAAGAATTTGGAATGACGAATGTTGCGTTCTCATCAATTGAAGATTACCGAGATATCGAAACACTAAACTTTTATAACGAAGAGAAAGAGCAAGGTGTAGCAGAAGAGCTAATCATGGCGAGTATACATGCAAAAAGTAGAGATAACGCAAGAACACCTGTTCAATGGGATGATCATCTCAATGCGGGTTTTACTACAGGGAAACCGTGGATTAATGTCAATCCTAATTATATGAAAATTAATGCAAAACGAGCGCTTGAAGACCCAATGTCCATTTTCCATTACTATAAAAAATTAATACAACTGAGAAAAACATACGACGTGATTGTATATGGATCATATCAATTATTGTTAGAAGACCATCCTACCGTTTTTGCTTATCAACGAGAGCTAGAAAATAAAAGAATATACGTGATATGTAACTTTTATGATGAAACAACTACAGTTCAACTCATAGAGAATTTAGGTGAGGCAACGTTACTAATTAGTAATTATGACCAGAACGAGCTTCAGAAACAAACGTTCAAACCATATGAAGCGAGAGTCTATTTAGTTGAAAAATAA
- the treC gene encoding alpha,alpha-phosphotrehalase, with the protein MNEWWRKSTVYQIYPKSFNDTTGNGVGDLQGIINKLDYLKKLGIDVIWLTPIYKSPQRDNGYDISDYFSIHEEYGTMEDFDRLLSEAHDRNIKVIMDIVVNHTSTEHEWFQQSQQSKDNKYRDFYIWKDPVDNTEPTNWVSKFGGSAWKYDDQTGQYYFHLFDVTQADLNWENEEMRKQVYDMMHFWFKKGVDGFRLDVINLISKDQQFPIDDGSVPPGDGRKFYTDGPRVHEYMQEMNKEVFSKYDIMTVGEMSSTTIDHCIQYTNPDRNELSMTFNFHHLKVDYPNGEKWAIGEMDFLSLKDILSKWQVEMHKGGGWNALFWCNHDQPRVVTRYGNDGKFHNESAKMLATTIHMMQGTPYIYQGEEFGMTDPKFDRISEYRDVETLNYYEIMKHKGMAEEDIMEIIKRKSRDNSRTPVQWKSEENAGFTTGTPWINVASNFEDINAEKALQDPNSVFYHYQKLIQLRKCHDIVTYGDYHLIDRDHQEIFAFVRSFKDEKLLVISNFYDNQLTYKIPNFIDLDLFEHQLLISNYNESTSLTEQISVRPYESIVYHIKKK; encoded by the coding sequence ATGAACGAATGGTGGAGAAAATCCACAGTATACCAAATTTATCCAAAGAGTTTTAACGATACAACAGGTAATGGTGTTGGTGATCTTCAAGGAATTATTAATAAGCTTGATTACTTAAAGAAGCTAGGTATTGATGTTATTTGGTTAACACCGATTTACAAATCACCACAACGAGATAATGGGTATGATATTAGTGATTATTTTTCAATACATGAAGAATACGGAACAATGGAAGACTTTGACCGATTATTATCTGAAGCACATGATCGAAACATTAAGGTCATTATGGATATTGTCGTAAACCACACTTCAACTGAGCATGAATGGTTTCAGCAGTCACAACAGTCTAAAGACAATAAATATCGTGACTTTTATATATGGAAAGATCCAGTTGATAACACGGAGCCTACAAATTGGGTTTCAAAGTTCGGTGGGTCAGCTTGGAAGTACGATGACCAAACAGGACAATATTATTTCCATCTTTTTGATGTAACTCAAGCGGACCTTAATTGGGAAAACGAAGAGATGCGAAAACAAGTTTACGATATGATGCATTTCTGGTTTAAAAAAGGGGTCGATGGTTTCCGCTTAGATGTTATCAATTTAATTTCAAAAGATCAGCAATTTCCTATTGATGATGGTTCTGTTCCTCCAGGAGACGGACGAAAATTTTATACCGATGGACCACGTGTTCATGAATATATGCAAGAAATGAACAAAGAAGTGTTTTCTAAATATGACATTATGACCGTCGGCGAAATGTCTTCAACGACGATTGATCACTGCATTCAATATACAAATCCAGATCGAAACGAATTAAGCATGACGTTTAACTTTCATCATCTAAAAGTCGATTATCCGAACGGGGAAAAATGGGCGATTGGAGAGATGGACTTTCTTTCGTTAAAAGATATTCTTTCGAAATGGCAAGTCGAAATGCATAAAGGTGGAGGGTGGAATGCACTATTTTGGTGTAACCATGATCAACCCCGTGTTGTAACTCGTTACGGAAATGACGGGAAGTTTCACAATGAATCGGCGAAAATGCTGGCAACAACGATCCATATGATGCAAGGAACGCCGTATATCTATCAAGGTGAAGAGTTTGGGATGACGGATCCGAAATTCGACCGCATTAGTGAATATCGCGATGTTGAAACGTTAAATTATTATGAAATTATGAAGCATAAAGGCATGGCAGAAGAAGATATCATGGAGATCATTAAACGTAAATCCCGTGACAATTCAAGAACACCAGTTCAATGGAAAAGCGAAGAAAACGCTGGTTTTACAACAGGAACTCCTTGGATTAATGTTGCTAGTAATTTCGAGGATATTAATGCAGAAAAAGCACTACAAGATCCTAATTCTGTTTTCTATCACTACCAAAAGTTAATACAATTACGAAAATGCCATGATATTGTTACGTACGGGGACTATCATCTGATCGATCGAGATCATCAGGAGATATTTGCTTTTGTTCGTTCTTTTAAAGATGAAAAGCTGCTAGTTATTAGTAATTTTTACGACAACCAACTAACGTATAAGATCCCCAATTTCATTGATTTAGATTTATTTGAACACCAATTGCTTATTTCGAATTACAATGAATCAACATCACTAACTGAGCAGATAAGCGTTCGCCCTTATGAATCGATCGTTTATCATATAAAGAAAAAATGA